The stretch of DNA AATTTCTGTATATCTAAATTTAGTTGAGTATATGAACATTTTGGCCTCGCTTCAAACAGTTTTTTCGACGAGTGCAGTTTACACATTCACCGTTGGAAATCTCATCATGATAGGTATCGCCATTTTCATGATATATATGTCGTACAAACATCATGCCGAACCGTTGTTACTTATACCTCTGGCTTTTGGAATGATGATTTCAAACATACCGGCGGTCTCATCTGGACTTTTCGCAGCTCCAAGCATTGTGAATGGCGTCCACATTTCTGGCGGCATCATGTGGTACATTCAACAAGGAATGTACACGGGAATTTATCCACCTTTGATATTCTTGGGAATAGGAGCCATAACCGACTTTTCTTTTGTTTTAGCGAGCCCTATATTGTTTTTAATTGGTGGAGCAGCTCAAATAGGCATTATGACCGCATTTATAGTTGCCAAAATGATAGGATTCAACATATTTCAGGCGGCTTCAATAGGAATTATAGGTGGAGCGGATGGTCCTACTTCCATATTTCTTACCTCGCATTTAGCTCCCGATATCTTAGGGACCGTCGCGGTCGCAGCCTATACTTACATTGCCCTTATTCCTTTCATAGAGCCACCCATTCAAAAGCTGTTTACAACGAAAAAAGAAAGACGGATAAGGATGAAGCAGGCAAGGGTAGTCTCGAAAAAGGAAAGGATCATATTTCCAATAGCGACAACGCTTATAGCTGGAACTTTGGTACCTAAAGCTTTGCCTCTGATAGGAATGCTGATGCTGGGGAATCTTTTGAATGAGATCCCGCTTACCAAAAGGTTGGCAGACACGGCAGGACACGCTTTGCTTGATATAGTTGAAATATTGTTGATGCTTTCCGTTGGCGGTACGACGAAAGCGGAGACGTTTCTAACACCTGGTACTCTTAAAGTGTTGTTGTTGGGGATCATAGCTTTC from Mesoaciditoga lauensis cd-1655R = DSM 25116 encodes:
- a CDS encoding sodium ion-translocating decarboxylase subunit beta, encoding MNILASLQTVFSTSAVYTFTVGNLIMIGIAIFMIYMSYKHHAEPLLLIPLAFGMMISNIPAVSSGLFAAPSIVNGVHISGGIMWYIQQGMYTGIYPPLIFLGIGAITDFSFVLASPILFLIGGAAQIGIMTAFIVAKMIGFNIFQAASIGIIGGADGPTSIFLTSHLAPDILGTVAVAAYTYIALIPFIEPPIQKLFTTKKERRIRMKQARVVSKKERIIFPIATTLIAGTLVPKALPLIGMLMLGNLLNEIPLTKRLADTAGHALLDIVEILLMLSVGGTTKAETFLTPGTLKVLLLGIIAFAASLSGGVLFVKFLNLFLKNKINPLIGAAGVSAVPDAARVAQQVAQKEDPHNFILMQAMGPNVAGVIGSALVAGVFLSMLK